The genome window TgaatttgtcacattgcaaaaacaaacttgaatgtattttaatgggattacatatgatagatcaacacaagaCAGTGAATAACTCTAGAGGAGAAGGAGATAAcacattgttttcaaattgttttacaaataaatatctgaagaGTATGGCATACATATTTATTCAGATCCCCTGAGCCACCCTTTTTACAGCCACCTTTCACTGCAATTGCACAAGCTTAGTCAGTCTGATTGGATGGAGAGTGTTGGTGTTTCTAGTCTTTCCACAGACTCTTGTTTGGACTTAGGCATAGTGAATGACTGGACCATTGAAATCCTATCAGAGTGTGCACTCAGAGCTAAACTTTAATTGTAGCTCTGACTGTATATTTAGGTTAGTTGCCCTACTGGAAGTTGAATAGACAAAAACAGAGTAGTACTGAATAACTGTCAGATCATTCATTACacgctttttttgttgttgatattttaacagtgaTAAAACTAAAACGTTATTGATTGGAAGTTAAAATATTCCTCAAGACATAAAATATATCTATTGTGCCCCCTAAACAGTGATGTTGAATGTCAGAATAAGCTGGGCTTAATTGCTTAAAACCCACATTAAATATGATCTGTAAATTGccaataaaaattattctttggGTGTCAACATGTTACAACGTAAAAAGGTTAAAACAGAATGGTTGCTTTAGAAGGCACTTTGTGATGAGACCCCAGTTTGAGGGGATTCTCTTCTGTGCTTGAGCAACATCTgcaaaaaaattctagatcagTTATGCTTTCGTCTGCATATCTTCTTTGCTGACAAGCACACAATGATTAATGCAAATGTTTGAATAACACAACGACCACTTTGACCCAAAGCGTGAATggctaatttgttttttatcaaaTCCATCTCTTACATGGCTTTGATTTATGTCACCTCGTGCATTAACGGACACAAGCCACCTCTCGCTGTCTTGTCAGCCGATGCTATTCACTTAATTTGTAGCAAAACACATCAGCACTGCATTGGCCATTAAACTCATCTTCATTCCCTCTCAGTTAGCAGGATCTTAAACCTGCTCAGATACTTTGATTGAGTATGCTCACTGATAAGCAGCACAACTTTGTCTTATGCTAATAATAAGTAGCCTCATTCCAACAGCTGTCTCATGGTGAAAAATAGTAACAGTATTGATTGTGGGTCCCCTGTAGTGATtctgttcatttgtttctgctgctgatggcTGGTGATGAGGCGTGCGGTGAGATCAGATGTTTTCCTCATACATTTTCGTAGATGAAGAGGTAATTTCTTTGCTTGGATGTCTGGAAGGCTCTTAATCACTCAGAAAGCAATATGTAGAGCAAAAGAGCCACATGTGATTGTCTTACAAGTTGTACTTTGGTTTTAGGCCTTTCATTAACTGTTTTACAATAGCATTCCTAAGACTGTTTCTTCCTCGCTACTTCTCACTCTTTCCACGGCACGttttaaaatactaaatctttcctgatcattttttttcctgatcaGCCTTCAAACATCAGTCTTCCAGGGCCAGTGTCCTGAAACCTTTAGATGTCTCTGTGgttcagcacacctggctcTAATATTAGCTCTGTAGAGCTTCACTACATAGTAAGTGAAGCAGTTTCaccatttaattcaagtgtgtcGGACAAGGGACACATCAAAAAGTTGAAGGACTCTGGCCCTCGAGGAAtgaagtttgagaccactgatgtaaaaggtttcatttttataactttttgtttttactagaCAAAGAAGTGATAGCAAAGTCTCCTGCTCAAATTAGAGTTCATAAAGTGAAGATTTATATGAGGACAGAGAACACCAGAGAAAAGGTCAGGAGAGGAATTGACTGAGTGGAGAAGATAGGGAACCTAATAAACCTGCACCCTTTGGAAGTATTTAAACATGATTACTCCCAAGAATTTATCCCAGaatttactcaagagtaaaaaggCTTCTTAAGTACTAGGTAAGTGATCAgaacatctgatttaatatttataatgatGTCATCCTTTAgacaaaaagtataaaatacatgagtacaaaataacaaattaaggcaaaataaacacatttttccccaatataaaatttattaaattattatagGTTCATATGTACGTTATCAGGGTAAAGTACATCcagttccattttttttctattttattttgaagattattcttttttattctaaatttaGCATTGTTTGCTCACAAAATTAGGTTTGACCATTTGGCACTTTATGATGTGTCTTTGTTCTGAAACAAAGCTTGTCTGAAAATATGTGACATTGTAATTTGCTGCCAGGCCACCAATTGTTTCCCAGTATCAGTCGTCCTTTATTACCCGCTGAGTCTTCTTCGGGCATGACCCTCATCCCACTGTTAACCAGCATCCATAATAAGGAGGGTGGCAGGGCCAACATTTCTCAGCAGTCGACTTGTCATTAACTAAAAGCATTGTGGAGCTTTACTCCCAATTACCACTCCCCTCACAGCTGACATAAATCACACATTGTCGACTTTCATGAGCTGCGGTCTTGTCTGATTCTCTCTGCCTCTCACAATCCCATTTTGCATCGTCTGTGCTCTATAGAAAACTTTTGGCGCTGTAAATGTTGATGCAGCATCATCATGAGGAGTAACTTTATCTCCCAACTTgtccttttttatattttgtgcaaACAAATCTTTGATTGCAGAGGGTTTAGGCTAGAGAAACAACAGAGACCTCATCATTTAAGCTGTTATGATCTTTTAATGGTCTTCTATTACTGTATCGTTATCCTAAAAGCCAGCAGTCGCTGCCGTGGGCTCTCACTCTGATATCGCTTTCATTAAGAGGAGGCCAGGATCATTTGTAGTGGCACTTAAGTCATTTGTTGaaagtgtgtgaatgtgtttatgaatcggtgtgtgtgtgtataaagcAGATGAGCTGAGGTGCAGTGTATTTTTATCTGGACCATCGATCTGTTTCAACCTCTGCTTCTCTACTCCTGGGTGTAGAAGTCTTGACCTTCACTGTGGGAGGTATCGGTGAGCCATGTGACCTCTGCTGGTGCATAGTTTGCAAATACACACAGTCACACTGCCCTGCATTTGCATGGAAAATTGTTCTAACAATGTACAGTACATCAAAGGAGAAAAGGTATGTGTTGTAAAGGTTTCCACTTCAACCTGCACTCCAACTCTGTCACACCAGTTGTTGCTTGTGAAGAAGAGATTGCATTTTGGTTgttatacatttcttttaaactcacacacacagatgcaccCATCCAAATACACACATCGATGGGGTCAGGATCTCGAAACACAAGATTTCAGTTGTCTTTGTTTGTCGTCAGCACCTTCTCAGGCGGTTGGGGTTTCGCTCTCTCCGGAATCAGCCGAGCGATGCGAGGGGGtccgtctgtgtgtgtttgctttggagagtgtgagtgtgtgtgaggtaTTGTGTGTctaagtgtgtgtgttgaggAGGTGAGGAGCTCAGTAGCTGCAGGGCCCTGTATTGATGTCCGCTGCCTCCCCCCGGGGCCCGGCTGTGTGGGATAGTGTGTCAGTAGGACAAAGGCATGGCGCCATCCGTCCTGCTCTACGGGCCAGTAACTAGAATTAATTACAAACCAATCGAATCCGCTGCAGCCAATTGGTAAACTAATTGGTAATTCCAGCTGCCCATCTAGTCACGGATGGGCATCAGGCTGTGTTAGCTGGTGCTGCTGTTCTAGCTGGAAGCCCCTCAGATGGAATTTTGTTGTCTGTAGTTGTGCCCAGATCAAGTTGACCTTTGAGGTTCAGGTTGGCCAAACCAGAAGCTTTGTTGTTAGAGAATTACTGAAATCACTGAGGACCACAATGCTTTCCAGCGATTCAGAGTTTGGTTATCTTATACTGCTGAGAATAAATCTATCCTTGTTATATTCAGATTCGTAGCAGCTGATTATTTAACACTCTTATTTTACATGCCCTCGTAGACCATAAAAACAGTTAAGATTAGGAATGTACACAGACAACTTTTCCAGAGGGACTAGTAATGTTAAACATATTAGAACACTAATTCACCATCCTATTACTAGATATTCAAAACCTTGCCAAGCAGTAGTTGTTAAGCTCACTCTTAATATTAGTTTTAAGTTGACCTCACACAGGTCAAAACTTATTTCATGTTCATAGCTCACCTCCCAGGCTCAACATGAACTAGCTCTTgttcattcatatttttcatgAAATCTTCACAAGTTTTTACAtctttcaatttcttttctgttttctgaaaacagaaaactatttgTTCTTTACTCACAGAGtcaataaaactgtaatttacAATACTacttttttaacagaaaagcaaaatggCTCCAAAGTTTTGATGGAAATGTGGTCCTttgaagttaattttttttatttccatgtaaAGAAAACACCTGTGTTTTTACTTTGGCTACACCCTTCAGTATGATTCTCAGAGAGAGGTGCTGGAAACGACACAGTGCATAAAGTCCTcctttttacaaatatgtaaatagtaTATTTAAGTAGGATATCTATCTTGGGTTAGCGCGCATTAGTAAAGTGCTTAATAGTGATAAAAAAGATTTAGAACTTTAGGTCACTTATTCCCTTTAGAGCGATGCACATTTATGTGTCCCTTAGCAATATATAGTCATTTGTGTGATTTGACATTATGAGCTGGCACCAATGAAACAGTCCCATTGGGACCTCAAAACAAAAGCTAACCCCACCGCTGAACACAGTGAGTTACAGAGAGTTTCCAGATCCCTCTCGGTCACATCTTCAGCAAAGAGTACCGGTCTAGACATGCGTTAGTGGAACTTTGTCTGCCTGAGCTTCTTGTTGGCCGTGTTGTAGAAGTGATAGACGTAAGGTTCAGGTTACAGCCCGCTCTGACACGGTGTAGTGATAGGGAACATAATAAAGCTACTGGCCCTACTAAACCCCTCCAGACATTCCCCACAAATTGCCCTATTAGCTGAGACTGATGCTCTATTCTTTAAACCCATTCAAGGATGCTTTTTTCTCTTCCGCATTTTCGTAGTGGAGAAGGTAGGGACTTAGATTGGTCCCGCAATAACTCACTGTCATTAAACTCTGTTCATTTAAACCTAGTGCCATCCCTGCGTGTGATATGGCTGATGAAGAAATGTCATCAAAAAGGACATTTGTGTACGTTTCAGTAAGCCGTCAATGTGTCTGGCTCTTGCTGTGTGGGAGGATGTGCACAAGGAGGGATGAAAGGCATGTCAAGGTGCCAGGTTCCTGAATGAACATCAATCTCCCAATTAGGCCTAAAATAACCTGGCCTACACTGACACTTCCTGTCTGCCGGAGCACGAGAGGGGGGGAAAATAGAGAGATGTGGGCAGAgaaggaggaaaaggaaaagtgtGGCAGATGAAAAATCAacctaaaaagaagaaaacttggCATTAGTCCTCGTAGAACTCATTAAGACACTAATGTACAGTATTACTGACCTTTCccaataaactttttttaacgtaaaaatacaaaataataatcctCCAGGCTAAAAtcagcaaatatatattttaaaaattacctttttaattaatgtttttctatgaatatttttaaatgttggaaGTTTCTTAAATGAAGATGTGGTTCACATGAAATTGAGAAGCACAAAAGACTGTGGCAGTGCTTGCCGGTGtgcaatttaaatttgttttatatttttgcctcttttaatcttgtttttcttaacACAAGCTAAAATCTCCACTTGGGTTTGTACCCTTGATGTGTCAGCGTTCAGTCAGGTTGAGGAATTGGCAAGAATTCACAAGAGTTTTATGGTTGTAGTCTGACTTTTAACTTGTAGGGACAAAGGAGTTTTGCATATAGATGTGTGCTTTGTGTCTGCAATCAAGTTCACAAACTGCACAAAACTGAATCACAACTATGGAGCTTTActacaaaacacacagatgttTCTCTACAACTCTAAAAACttgaattacaaaaacaaaaaatcggATAAAACTCACAGATATGTTTCACAGTTAAAAAGCTTGACTTGCATACATGAAATATATATGACTATAATTTGTAGTCATGTGAAGGTGTGGGTGTTTTCCTTTATCAGAAagtatgaagaaaaacaaaaatcttaatttttttaaactttagcttAAACTACACAAATGCTGTGATTTTTATGccaaaatgcaacaacagaGGCAAAATTATTCAAAGCACTCCTAAAACATCAAATAATCCACTAGAAACCATGGGAGGGTTATACTAGGTTTCTTGGCATAATTCTGAACAAAGCGTGGAAGTCTAAAAGCACGGCTAGTCGTCTGGTTGTAGCTACAACATTGGATTGCAGTCTACTGCTCAgttggttttatattttcaacaatagcttaactttgtttttcaaaataaattataatttacttgcttgttgttttcttcttttgttacTGATGCATCACCTTGAATGTTTAAGGTCATCTTTTCTCAAAGGATATGAGAAGTCATATGTATGTACCCGATATCATGTCAGGACTCTAGCgtaaacagaataaacacacTCCCATACACACACGACCGCTACAACTTCCATCATAAACACAGGTGGTCAATAGGCAAAGCAGTATTTCAAGGTAATCCACCGGTTTATTGGCTTAAACAGAATGACCGGTACACCCATAAATTGATTAAAGCATAAAAGTGAAGGCTTTTAAGTAGGTACCCCCTCCCCGAACTTTTGCTTTTAGCACAGACTGTACATTGATTGCCCTACTAGTACTTTGCATGGGTTCTGACCTTTTTGTTTCCCATAAGGGAAATAACTTAGTTTACTGatgtagaaatgtattttacatgaGCTGGATGGCAGTATTACAAAGATCCCCAATGGGCAGAGGTGGTAATGGGGCGCTCCACTCACCATCATCATTACCTCTCTTGTGTTTCagcaaaatctaattttctgtCGTCCTTTAAAGTGGGAACTTACTTGAACAAAATGTATGGCACTTCTTGGGTTTGATCTTTGACTCATCCACACAGGTAGAATCAAGATGACGCAATCTGGATGTTCATAATCATCCAGATTTACAGTATTTACTGGTGAAAGAAAATGAGAGTTGACTGACAataaatttcacataattaGCGCCAACAGAAAAGGTTCAAAAGTTAAGTAGCTATTTAAATCCCAGGTGAGAGTTTCCAGTTTCAGGTGAATTAATGTCTCAAATCAAAAGCCTCTATCATGAGCAAAATACGGAAATTCAGTTTTAGGGTGGGACTTCTCACAGTAGCAGCTAGACCAAGACTTTCCAACAATTAAGTTAACTCTGCTGATCTGTGCAGGATAAACAGGAATCACAAACCACATTAGAGGCACATTCCCTTCTCAGATGCACAGTCTGCACTGTTAGGATCTCCCAGTTAGGCCAGTAGAGCAAGATGAATGATCAATGACTTTCCTGAACATCATTTGTTTAATTCGATTTGTAGGGATTTTCTCTCCTTCAGCAACGGAAACGGTGGACGTTTGGGAGAGGAGAAACTGTGGTGGGAGTCTGCTGAAACATTGGTTCAATATGGACATTTTTCTGAAACCTGACACTACAGGAAATAGATATTGATCAAGATGACCATTTACTCACTCTGTGGCTACATGGGGGGCAAAGTAAGAGTTGTGCAGAGAGGGAACCATAGGAAAGACAGTTGTGAAACACTACAGCAAAGCAAGGATACCTTCATTAAGCATATGGCTCACACTTGCTTGTTTGCTACCCATGTGGAGCTATAACAGTCTTTTCAAATGTCCTATGGAGACTACAGAGTCAGAAGGCAGACAACACAGTGCTGGCATGTGGTGTAGGAACTCTTTCTTTTACATACCTTTCAGTTCAGGAATGTAATAGCTACCAGAACTGATGCAATGATGGATCAGTTTTAGGACtaccaaagattcccaaaatgggaatcttcgtccaggtaccagagaggggccagtttggccctgtcCCTAGAgctaccagagaggggccagtttggccctccgagagagggtgtgaagaggcgcctttgttatgtaaataaggccattactgacGCACCACAAGAGGGGGGCAAAGCTGAACTCTGCATTCCAAAAGAATGGTCATTGAACACTTCAGGCTCAGGACAATGtctgaggttccaatgttgtgagtaaaataaaatacagtataaaatatgaatataaatctaaatataaaatataaagtgcaggactgacagtaaaatagaagtccacccgtctctcctgcaccccaatgcatgcctgataaagcacatgtgcattcagtgctgccatgtcaatcatgtttgccaggtttgctgaccagctgtcacatagtgatggaaccttggtcaccccccgcaagattatgactgaaataaatgccattagttcttgtgaactaaataggtgaagcagtcacctatttatcctccacagcacaaaaggctgcatgcaaatttgcatgtgcaaagtctcccagatctcttttgcttacactttttgcatgatttttttgaggtggatcaacgcaattaatttggttagtttatttcaaaactgtcattttataccctcttagctttatttcaaagagaaacattactcatttcttttagaaaaacctttgcatactttttgaaacagattgtatgttttgcaaactctatgtacatttggcaaaatgacctggataatgcagcacaacatcatggatcagctgcaaaaggtcacatctctccaaaaacacttcatgtatgcttcaaaactaaactgactagtcgtaggtatcatagatacccacccccaacatggactattcacatccctaccttctggcctgacggtcaacgaccacatgtacaatagaacaatagaagaatagaagaatggatgaatggaggctaatttgagccatcagagtcgtcagtttggacagGGTCTTGTGGCCCTGTTTCAGccagtctggggagaaatcgaaaacctggCCCTCTCCTAGtgctaatcaatttaaatttcatgttatttctttattttattttatctacaacttcaAGTTGTAGATAGTCTCTATTCTCTATGCTGCAAaagcgaagtaatttccctgcttatataatataaagattatatatatgttatatttagcttagttttattttagcaaaaaagcacaatgaattattttaatattttaaatggagaattagaaattttacagaCAGGTACCAGATGTATTTGTGTCTAAGTCAAGAGGTCAAGAGgctttttagtttgcaagaagcaggatggagaagaggatacagaagatatacaaaaaaatatacaaaagaacaactgttatttgtttgaatgctttttatttttgtcattaataacaataaaaaaaatacaagaaataaaacaattccgcAATTATTTGCAATAGGCATAGTGGCATTTCAGCCCTCATTCTGTGCACTGTCTGCACTGTCGGCACACATCTGGCACTGCCAGTTCATGGGCTTGCTGCATTTGCCACATGCGTATTTGAAGCAGTCAACGCATCTCctatttgtactatttttaatgcatcgaCGGTTGATTTggcacttcgcccttttgcctgggctgggtgtggCAGGTTGTTGGCAAAGCAGTTGCTCCTTGCacgccttcttctcactcataTGAGAGTTAGCCAACTCTTTTGCGAGCtccaccaggaagtccacccgtctctcctgcaccccagtGCATGCCTGATACAGCACATgcgcattcagtgctgccatgtcaatcatgttgtaGAACACGGCAACTGGCCACCTCTGTGTTCCTGCACGCACGCTGTACTCCCGCACCATTTTGTCCATCACATCTACACCGCACTTTGCTTTGTTATATTGTTTGATGGTGTTTGGCTTTCTTCTGGTGGTATCCTCAGTCTCAACCACGCTGTGCATGCTGCTGAGAATGTAAACGACCTTCTTCCTTTTGGGCACATACACAGTCAGCGTGGCATCAGAGgttgaaaacacctgagtggtGAATTCAGTGCGATCCTTACGTTTAGTGGATTGTGGAATTTCCCTGCGACACTTGTTGACTGTGCCGAGGATGGTGGTTTTCCGGCTACGCAGTCGTTGCGCAAGTGACAGTGATGTGAAGAAATTGTCCGTGGTTACAGTTCTGCCCTTGTCCATGAACGGTTCCATCAGCCTCATCACTACAGTCTCGGACAGTCTCTCCCCGCTGGGACGACTGGGGTCCTTGCCAAGATATGGGAAGACATTGCAGATGTACTTTGATTTCAAGTCGCAAGCCACCCAAAACTTGATGCCAAACTTGTCCGGTTTTGTTGCTATGTATTGAAGGAAACAGCAGCGGGTTTTAGTGGGGAAAAGCTGTTCATCAACAGTGATGTGTCGACCAGGGCTGTAGGATGAGATGCAGTTAGCGGCAAATGATTCCCAAAGATCAGAGATTGCAGCGAATCTGTTGGTCTCCGCTCGCTCACGGCGTGTAAACATGTCATCAAAGCGTAGGTGTTGCATGATGTTTTGGAAGCGGTTTCGGGCCATAGTTGAAATGATCATTGGGTTtcccaggtttgctgaccagctgtcacatagtgatggaaccttggtcaccccccgcaagattatgactgaaataaatgccattagttccgAGAGATCCATGAACCAATCCTGTTGCTCCTGACTTGCATGTTGGGTGGTCCACTGTTGAATGGTACGAAGCATCTCCAGagtaataaaacagaggaagctCTGAAGGCGACTCCGGATGCTTCGACTGGCCTTAGCGCTTGGCTCTCCATCTTTGGCGTACGGCTCAATTGGAGTGAAATGGAGATGTGTCCCCACTTGTTCCTGCCGCCACACTGTACCATCCTTCGTGGTCTCTGTCGGCTCACTCCCCGAACGAGCTCTCTTTTTTGGTAGCGGGAGAGTCTCCTcatctgcaagaaaaacaatttcaaatcaactttttgtttctttctaaataacaaaatagtcaggaaaataaaataagcaggtTGAGAAAACTAACCTGAAGAGAGCTCAGAGTCCGAATCCGGTTGAGCGTCTAGGTCTTCTTTGTCTATGACTTCTTCATCTATATCTTCTCCTTCTGAATCCCAAGGCTTGGAATTCTGCATAAGTAATTCCAAAGCCTCTTCAGCATTCATCAGCTTCTGTGTCCTCTTCGCCATCTTGAttcttgcaaactaaaaagctgagtgaatgtccagatatttatactccacagcacaaaaggcagcatgcaaatttgcatgtacaaagtctcccagatctgGGAACCACCAGaagtagttattttcaaaatttctatcctgttccaaggacaatcagcgtgaaagttgatgtagtgagtttggctctcctcccccctgctcatctacagggatgctaattagaccattcagagtcgtcagtttggccacatttggatgctaataacccagtttggTCCTCTCTCGGTAGCTCTAGAAAGATACCCAATCTGGCCCCTCTTGGTAgagataggaatttctcaaaatcctggtaaTCCTAGTGTTAAACCCCCATGATGGCATCATATGCCACAGAGGTGCAAAAGCAGGTCTGAATTCACCTGTTATGGCCTTGTAATTTATGCCACATACACTCTTAATTTATGTAAGTGAACAGTTGCAATTTTGCTATGGCTAACAAGAGTGTTATTCCATTAAGGGGTTGCCAGCAcactaaaaaactgaaataggTTAGccttgaatgtgtttttctttttatcttattCAGCTGGAGAATTAGTGCTCTCTTGTGTTGTGGATGCTTGTTCATGTCTGCAGGATGCTAATAACACTGAACTTGGTATCTAAATCATCAATATTAGATACCATAGTTGGTATCCGTGCATATGATATTTTGGCATGTcagtctgaaaacagaaaaaagtgggTATTGTGTACACAAATAATGGACTTGGCCAGGCTACCATTAATACTACAAAAACAGCCACTAATGGAGCAGAAATAGCTTAAAGTACTGAGCAAAGTGGACATTTCAGTTGACATGTAATGAACCATATGGGTCTCAAAACCACTAACGAAGTGGATTGATTTCCCTTTGGTACTGAATTTTATTGACATAACATGCTTTTACATAATCCTCCACCTTTGCGACATTGATCCCAATCATGACCAATCATGACATGCAATGACTATAAGGAGAAGTTTTGAGATTTTCTCATATCTTGTTCTTAAGCTTgttaaaatcaattttacaaattcaactttttgttttgttattgttgtgttATTCAAATCTCTGGCAGATGTTTTATCAGTCACTAAAAACGTGCTGATATCGGCTTTGGTAATATTTACGGTTTTCTATTGGAGGGATTTGTATGTCTGTGATCTTAAATGATTCATTAGAGGATCCAAATACTGAAACCAGTCAGgcatataaaaaagaaaaaaaaaactaggtgAGTACCCCTTTAGACAGTCTGGCAAGCCTTGTTGAAAGCAGactatttattcattcattcattcatttaaggTATTTAATTCTCATCTAGGCTCATagtttttgtattgtattttgtaTCTGTTTTCTCACATGTCTGGCTTATCCCAAGTTTTTGCAGTCATTATTTCGAAATCCAATCAACAAGCAGTACTGAGAACACATTCATTTAGACCACGAGGCTGCAGATATTCACGTCTAAGTGGGGAAATGTTTCCTCCAGTCTCATCCTGGGAATTCCATCAGCATTGATCTGGTTAGCAAATGAACAGCATAAGTGCACAAAAAGGCAAAGTATTCAAGAGCGTTAATC of Xiphophorus couchianus chromosome 4, X_couchianus-1.0, whole genome shotgun sequence contains these proteins:
- the LOC114142702 gene encoding piggyBac transposable element-derived protein 4-like — encoded protein: MAKRTQKLMNAEEALELLMQNSKPWDSEGEDIDEEVIDKEDLDAQPDSDSELSSDEETLPLPKKRARSGSEPTETTKDGTVWRQEQVGTHLHFTPIEPYAKDGEPSAKASRSIRSRLQSFLCFITLEMLRTIQQWTTQHASQEQQDCWSANLGNPMIISTMARNRFQNIMQHLRFDDMFTRRERAETNRFAAISDLWESFAANCISSYSPGRHITVDEQLFPTKTRCCFLQYIATKPDKFGIKFWVACDLKSKYICNVFPYLGKDPSRPSGERLSETVVMRLMEPFMDKGRTVTTDNFFTSLSLAQRLRSRKTTILGTVNKCRREIPQSTKRKDRTEFTTQVFSTSDATLTVYVPKRKKVVYILSSMHSVVETEDTTRRKPNTIKQYNKAKCGVDVMDKMVREYSVRAGTQRWPVAVFYNMIDMAALNAHVLYQACTGVQERRVDFLVELAKELANSHMSEKKACKEQLLCQQPATPSPGKRAKCQINRRCIKNSTNRRCVDCFKYACGKCSKPMNWQCQMCADSADSAQNEG